The Gossypium arboreum isolate Shixiya-1 chromosome 4, ASM2569848v2, whole genome shotgun sequence DNA segment ACATAAGCTCAAACTTAAAAACCTGCCAGGTTAAAAGTGGAGGCCATTGTCTCACTTAACATCTATTAACAACTCAATATGGAAATTAGTATCAAGACCAAGGTAGCAGACAATTTATACATACTCAAAGGGtccaatataattttataagcttTCAAGGTACACAGACAACAAATATAACTACCTGCATCAAGCTGGCACAAAAATTCACGTATTAAATCTCTCTGTCCTATCTTaaaaggaaaaatagaaaaggaaaGGATTCTTATTGTATCTTTTCTCACTAGATTCATGTAGCAACTGCAATGGTTGCATCAAACTGTAATGAAATTTCCAAGAAATTAGAACAAACAAAAGCCATTTGCTGAGTGAGTAGTAAGTTTCTTTAGTTGCTCTTAAACAAAACAGAACTTCATAGGatatttattatcaaaataaaaaggaaggttttatacatataaaattaaaCCATCACTGCATTGACATGATAATTTATAGATCAGAGTTGCACTTTCATCCTGATAATAAATATCCAATGAGCAAAGACATCTCAATATTCTCCAATAACACAAGCTTCAGAATGTAAATTTGGGACATATGCAGTCTGCAAACACACTTTTACATGCTCTACAAATTTTAGGGAGAGATGAAGCATAgcatactaaagtatttatatGCAGAATGTTGAAATTCTCTTCGAACTCAAGCAGCATGGACAAAGAGTAAAAAATTGACAGTGAATAGCaagttatttttcatattttgagtAATAAGACCTTGCACTCAAGTAAGATTCAATTCTATCCATTTCAGAGATCAACCATCCCCATATCAAgtattaattgataaaatcaGTTCACAGTTGAATGCATAGCAGTTTTAGTATCTTTTTTTTCCTGAAAGAAGTTTTAGTATCTTCAAGCAGACTAAAAATACCATTACCATTTGATCAGTGTGTCTTGCATTGTATTTTGGTGATTAGAAACGTCTGGAATGTGTAATAGAAAAAAACCTTGAAAAGAAAAAGTACCTAATAATATTGAGTTATTAAACACAACACCAATAAGCAAGCTCAATCGCATACTTTTGCCACGActatagcatatatatatatatatataatcccaTATGTTACTCATAAAACATGAACTTTTCACTCTCCATGGAAGTTTTGCACTTTTGTTCAGAAATACATATCTAAAGACTCTAGGTTCCCTTTTCCCTTCAAACACAAAGTTAATGCTTGCTTGGGTGCTTGAAGTGTTAACTACTGCATTTTCATTTTCTAGTCGTTAGCATGGATTAAGTTCTAACTCGAAGTCCTACAATCCAGACTACATTCATCTATGATTTCTAACATAGTAAGTTGATTCTTGCAACTTGGGAAAGGATAAGTTAGTAGCTGTTTTCCCCTTTCATGTCTGGGTTTCTtgtctttattttttttcaaaactccAGAATAGATAATCTACAGTTGCCCTAATAAGGAGAAAATGGCAAATCAAAAAGTAAATAGATAACAAAAAGATAATTCATTCAAAGCAAGCATAAACAGACCCCTTAAAGGAAACAAGGGATACTTTGCAATTGGAGATTtatataattatatgtaatataatAGTATAGTGATCAAATTTGAATGTTTTCTTTCCAACATACAGCTAAATTTACCTAATACATAGTGGATGTTGCAGTTTGGTTCAAGGTAGTAACTTTACATCTAGTCTTCGGCTGTTTGAAGACAAGCTTCAAGCAATAAACAATTCAGTCTAGCTCAAATTCAGGGATTGTTACGAAGAGTTGTATGTACGATCACTTTTGACAGTCAGTACTTTGGTCAAACAGAAAGAAAGGAGAATGTGGCACAATTGTGTACTGTTCAGGCCATATGAGACTCAAACCATTTAAAAATCTCTTCAGATTGCAAACTAGTCATTTCATGATAGGCAAATGCAAGATTTAGCTCCTCCTCAATGGGATGCACCAAATCCTTTTCTAGCAAATTAGGCTTGCTATCCTGGAGAGCATCTTTCCAATGTGTCGCACGCCCATCCCGTTTCATATACCCATTCTCGTCGACAAAGCCTTTCTCCCTGAATAGGTTGAACAACGTAGCAGAAATAGTCTGATCAAGACTTGGGATTCTATCAGACAAAAAAGTTGGTGACAGAGGCAACTCCATGCATTCAATCTCTGCAACATCAACCCCTTTATTTCTCAAAACTTCAATGAATTCAGTTATTTTTTGTTGCCTACGTAAATCTTTTGGCATGTGCACAAAAAGGGTCGGTGGATAGTCCTCTCTAATGTCCATGTGATCAAATAATCCTTCAGCAATCATAAGTGTAATACTACTAAACTTCAAATCATTAGCAATTGCAGATACAAAATACCCACCAGAAGAGGCCCCCAAAGCCACAAGAGGAAGCTTTCCAAGTTTATGTCTCTTAACCCACCATGTTATAATATCTTCAACAATCAACCTTTCTTCCCCAAATGCCCAGCACCTCCCTGCGCTTGATATAGTCAAGACAGCAAATTTACGAGCAAGAGCATGAAGCACAAGCAGCCTTTCCTCAGGCAAACCAACACATTCAGGACATTTAGGAGACTTATCCCAAAAATTAACAGCTCTACCACTACATCCATGAGCTAGAAAAAGAACAGCCTTAGGCGAATCGGGTATTTGCCATATCAAATCCGTCCCATTCCGGAATTCTCTTTTTGGATTAAACTGCACCAAAGACTCAAACCTATTCCATTTTCTCTCCGGTGGCAGTCCGTATGCCTGAATCTGCTTTTCATCATTTCTGTGGAAAAGGAACACTAATGCTACTGAGACTGATACCACAAACATAACTGGGACCACAACCGGGTATTTTTTTTGTCCATGCCATGCCTTTAACTTTGTTCCACGATTCAGCATTGCTGACAACAGATTAACAATAACAGGCTTGAACACTTGTAAGCCTAAAGTCTAATTGAAACAATTCACTAATAAATTGAATCTAAGATTAGTCTAAAGTCTAAAAAAGGGTGGGTGTAATATAGATATTAAAGGTTGGACATTCCAAGATGTTATTTGTAGATCGCAAAAGATAGAATGATAGTTGAAGAACTGAAGAAGTCAAGACCTGGAAAATATTTGGGAGGGTAGTTGGAGATCTAATCTTCTGCTTTCCGAATTTCCAGAGAGCTTAGCTTCCGTTTCCAGTTCTTGCAGCTTTTGAATGGGTTAACCCGTTATCAAAAGGTTTAGGGTAAAGTACAAAAATGTCAATAAACTATTGATTTTGttctattttagtcacttaactattaattatttcaatttaatcactaaactttttgaaattaaatattttagtcccTTGTAGTTACGAGTGACAGGAAGTTGACttgggcttttttttttttgtctaataATAAATTTACCCCTCAATGTTTACAAATTTCGTCATTTtaattcaaattctaaaattttaataaatttgacCCTCAATATTTACAACATGACAAATTTGAGACCAAAGTCTCAATTAATTAATCATCATAGTTGTATTGAACGAGGCAACTAAATCTATTTCCTCATATATTCTAATACAATACTTTAATGTAATTAGAATTaggttgagaaaataatttaattgggttaattaattaattaattaatattttaagaaTAGAAAATTAGCTATTAGATTGATTAAATGATATATGTTGGTTAGAAGtccaaataatatatataattatacctGTACATAAGACAAGCTCAATATATCCATCTCAAATGAAAAGGGCAACAAACTTTAGTATCCATTAGGGTATGTCATCGCCTTAATATTTCATAGAAAGGAAtattgtatttttctattaaaatattattatttaataacataTTGTTAAAACTTTTGTAGCATTTTTCTTATAAATAGGAACTATGAAATAACCTAATTAACATAACATTTGGGGTCATTACTCCATCAGAAAACAATGACAATTTATTCACAAAATAAATTCTATGTTTTACTAAGGTAAAAAGGTTTTCTAATTTCTCATAGCAAAAAGTTAACTTTCACACTTAATCAAAGTTTTTATTATGTGTATTCAGTTGGTGTTGTGTGAACCTACACTTAAAGCATTCCAAAGTTCAAGAAAAGTAAGAAATATTGTTTGATAGAAAGTCAAGATACGACTTAGACTCATTCACGCAAAACATATGTAATAATTTGATTTAtggtttattattataaattccACGAGGCtcgattttaagaaaaaaaattaacttcCATTGTGTAATGTTCACTATTTTCTTAACTATTCTTTCCAGCACCATATTCACACAAGGCCGCCCTTCTAAGTCATGAATCATATGGATATGGTTAAGTCGTTTCCTTTTATATGCTTGAGCATGAAATATCTTAGTATTAGCGTCCCCATGTCAGAGCCAAATAATTTTCGACCATTGTCTCCAATAAATAGCTTCCTGTGCTAAAAATTATTAAGTTTATGTTTGTTTATATGTTAAAAGTTTTATGAAAAATGTTTTCTAGTTAACAGACGATGATTTATAAGTTAatgcaaaataatttttttcttataaaatgatttatgtttttaaaagcataagttatttttgaaaaagagttcctatataaataattttattttatataaaataacttaaatcaaatttaatattattatattgaaaataaattttattttattctaaaaatatttaaaattattaaaatattaatataaaatattatatttttcaatatcattaaacatacataattattaatttatatttagttatataataaattattaatataattaatatatttattattttaataaattatttaatattttattttatttttaataataaattttaaaaataataattttaaataatattcttttgaaaatattcaatattaatattttaaaataaatatttattacaattataaatatattaataatagatgttttgtagtataaaagTTCAAATATATGATAAGTCTATGTACtcttcacaaaattttaatttagtttctgtacttttattttcaagaatttagtccctctactttttagattttaaaatcaagtccaattgttgacattgttaattttttttgttgatgtcacatttttaaataaaaaatactcacttggtagttgtcgaaacctttttttttaatggacttctatttaaaaagaaaatggagtcgtcaccaatccttttcattaggtgtgattggatcacctagtaattagatcattttaataaaaattttagattcactaaaacaatgatttttagTTTACAAAATCTAGGAAacggtttgggagtcggttacgcacgaggcaggattagcaccctcgtaatgcctagaattggtacctaattgattaattaatgtcttagtatcgagaattaaaaatttgaagagaatttaAAACGCAATCCCGCGTTGCATAATGATATTTTTAActaaaataacttaaataaattaaaacatgtgTAAAAGGCTTTCTCATCTCAAAGTAACCGAAATGAAAATGTcatgtcccgtaagttaggacacgacatctcgaatcctcgaaaataagcttcctcattatttaattactatttaaatcTCATGTGTTTTAGTTTTAAAAAGGATGTTTGATTATCTAGGTTTAAAGGGAAAGTCAagccccgtaagttagggcacaacttATCGAATCTCCaaataccgaacattgccttgattttaaattttttcttttttatgcaTTGAGTAAAAACAAACGTAAAACATTTAAAGCAATATGCATTTAACTTATTTGGGCATAGTATAAAAATAGATAAGTATATTTAAACACGGTTCATGGCGATTTGCCAAATGAAGTAATATAGTGGCGAGTAAAAAAATGATGATATTAACataataaatgaataaacaaatgaacaaataaaataaaaatgaaaaatgccATGCTAATTAGTAATGATAATGCAAATATAATGGAAGTAAAAACACCAATATATGGTAATAACAACGATATTGCGTCATGATTACTACCATAACAttaatataaaatgataataataataataataataataataataataataataataataataataataataataataaaagggataAAATGAAAatgcatgataataaaataaataacaaagattttgaatgttaaaataaaagatatagtaAATAAATAGGCAACATTAAATAAATGAGGATTAAATCGAAATTTAAACGAAACATAAagcataaattatgaaataaataagaaaaaggaaataaaagactaaatcaaaatataataaaatttatcgcCTAAATTACAAAGAAACATAatataaaggactaaatcaaaataaaatagaaagttTTAGGGGGTCAAATGGCAATTATCCCCATCATATTGACACGTGTCACTCTTCAAGGGATTCATAGTGGGTCAGAGGACTAAATTGCACAAGGATTTAAATTATAgggtgaaaatttaaaaaaataaaa contains these protein-coding regions:
- the LOC108451754 gene encoding uncharacterized protein LOC108451754, with product MLNRGTKLKAWHGQKKYPVVVPVMFVVSVSVALVFLFHRNDEKQIQAYGLPPERKWNRFESLVQFNPKREFRNGTDLIWQIPDSPKAVLFLAHGCSGRAVNFWDKSPKCPECVGLPEERLLVLHALARKFAVLTISSAGRCWAFGEERLIVEDIITWWVKRHKLGKLPLVALGASSGGYFVSAIANDLKFSSITLMIAEGLFDHMDIREDYPPTLFVHMPKDLRRQQKITEFIEVLRNKGVDVAEIECMELPLSPTFLSDRIPSLDQTISATLFNLFREKGFVDENGYMKRDGRATHWKDALQDSKPNLLEKDLVHPIEEELNLAFAYHEMTSLQSEEIFKWFESHMA